The following coding sequences lie in one Deltaproteobacteria bacterium genomic window:
- a CDS encoding thioesterase family protein produces the protein MFEPTRRDERRFDLEVQPGWAQGRGTFGGLVLAALVRAMQQCEPELERSLRSVTGELVGPVVPGACEITVELLRRGNAVSSFSASLRQPAHAGDDVLARATAVLGRTRAVDRTWAPALEAAPPPWAELTPLPYGPFVPEFTQHLEFRLTGPLPFSGATEAIAAGFVRPRVPGAVIDAATVVALADAWWPSAFSIEPRPRPMATIAYTLQNLLGDRQLPGDLPLYHRARAMASDQGYFVDMRELWTPDGQLVALNQQTFVWIK, from the coding sequence ATGTTCGAGCCTACGCGCCGCGACGAGCGGCGCTTCGATCTCGAGGTGCAGCCCGGCTGGGCCCAGGGTCGCGGCACCTTCGGGGGCTTGGTGCTCGCCGCACTCGTGCGCGCAATGCAGCAGTGCGAGCCCGAGCTCGAGCGATCGCTGCGGTCCGTGACCGGCGAGCTGGTCGGGCCGGTGGTACCGGGCGCCTGCGAGATCACGGTCGAGCTGTTGCGGCGCGGCAACGCGGTGTCGAGCTTCTCGGCGTCGTTGCGACAGCCCGCGCACGCCGGCGACGACGTGCTCGCGCGCGCGACGGCGGTGTTGGGTCGAACCCGCGCGGTCGATCGCACGTGGGCGCCGGCGCTCGAGGCTGCGCCGCCGCCGTGGGCCGAGCTCACGCCGCTGCCCTACGGCCCGTTCGTGCCCGAGTTCACGCAGCACCTCGAGTTCCGGCTCACGGGTCCGCTGCCGTTCTCCGGCGCGACCGAGGCGATCGCCGCGGGGTTCGTGCGTCCGCGCGTGCCCGGGGCGGTGATCGACGCCGCCACCGTGGTCGCGCTCGCCGACGCGTGGTGGCCCTCGGCGTTCTCGATCGAGCCGCGGCCACGACCGATGGCGACCATCGCGTACACGCTGCAGAACCTGCTGGGCGATCGCCAGCTGCCCGGCGACCTGCCGCTGTACCACCGCGCCCGCGCGATGGCCTCGGACCAGGGCTACTTCGTCGACATGCGCGAGCTGTGGACGCCCGATGGTCAGCTGGTCGCGCTCAACCAGCAGACCTTCGTGTGGATCAAGTAG
- a CDS encoding UDP-N-acetylmuramoyl-tripeptide--D-alanyl-D-alanine ligase, with protein sequence MGAFLDSRRPLAGGLFVPIVAARDGHDFIPDAVAGGATALLVRRGYVVPADLRSRTQLSIIEVDDTLAAMQRLAAGRREAVDGPVVAITGSNGKTTTRAMISAVLATGFEDVLCTRGNLNNHLGVPLTLLGEPEHPDAAVIELGMSAPGENALLASIVRPTIAVVTSIALEHLEFMKSIEAIAAAEAEPVAHVRPGGAVVVPSDEPLLRPHVTPAVLARAGGEALTLLRVGPDADADVRVVAVEQHAGTKVRLATAEYGEFELTLQLFGLHNARNAAAALAVGLFAGLPLSPMLDALAAVEPVGDRGRAIACGRHLVIADCYNANPGSVAAALGSIAALHRDRRRIVVLGDMLELGPDELALHAEVGRRCVEAGVDAVVGFGPRARELVRETAAAGIESLATEDVDEAAAWVLAQMTGPSAVLLKGSRGMRLERVVEGLVDALRGAGRAT encoded by the coding sequence GTGGGCGCGTTTCTGGACAGCCGCCGGCCGCTGGCCGGCGGGTTGTTCGTGCCGATCGTCGCGGCGCGCGACGGGCACGACTTCATCCCCGACGCGGTCGCCGGCGGCGCGACCGCACTGCTCGTGCGCCGCGGCTACGTGGTGCCCGCCGATCTGCGATCCCGGACCCAGCTCAGCATCATCGAGGTCGACGACACGTTGGCTGCGATGCAGCGCCTGGCGGCCGGTCGCCGCGAGGCGGTCGACGGCCCGGTGGTGGCGATCACCGGCAGCAATGGCAAGACCACCACGCGCGCGATGATCTCCGCGGTGCTGGCGACCGGCTTCGAGGACGTGCTGTGCACGCGCGGCAACCTCAACAATCACCTCGGCGTGCCGCTGACGCTGCTCGGCGAGCCCGAGCACCCGGACGCCGCCGTCATCGAGCTGGGCATGAGTGCCCCCGGCGAGAACGCGCTGCTGGCGTCGATCGTGCGACCGACGATCGCGGTCGTGACCTCGATTGCGCTCGAGCACCTCGAGTTCATGAAGTCGATCGAGGCGATCGCTGCTGCCGAGGCCGAGCCCGTGGCCCACGTGCGCCCCGGCGGTGCGGTCGTGGTGCCGTCGGACGAGCCGCTGCTGCGCCCCCACGTCACCCCGGCGGTGCTGGCCCGTGCCGGCGGTGAGGCCCTGACGCTCCTGCGCGTCGGCCCCGACGCCGACGCCGACGTGCGCGTGGTCGCGGTCGAACAGCACGCCGGCACGAAGGTGAGGCTGGCGACCGCCGAGTACGGCGAGTTCGAGCTGACGCTGCAGCTATTCGGGCTGCACAATGCCCGCAACGCCGCCGCTGCGCTCGCGGTGGGTCTGTTCGCCGGGCTCCCGCTGTCGCCGATGCTCGACGCGCTCGCGGCGGTCGAACCCGTCGGTGATCGCGGGCGGGCGATCGCTTGCGGGCGGCACCTGGTGATCGCCGACTGCTACAACGCCAACCCCGGGTCGGTCGCCGCCGCGCTGGGCAGCATCGCGGCACTGCACCGCGATCGCCGACGCATCGTGGTGCTCGGCGACATGCTCGAGCTCGGCCCCGACGAGCTCGCGCTGCACGCCGAGGTCGGGCGTCGATGCGTCGAGGCCGGCGTCGACGCCGTGGTCGGGTTCGGCCCGCGCGCGCGGGAGTTGGTGCGCGAGACCGCGGCGGCGGGCATCGAATCGCTGGCGACCGAGGACGTCGACGAGGCCGCCGCGTGGGTGCTCGCGCAGATGACGGGCCCGAGCGCGGTGCTGCTCAAGGGCAGCCGCGGCATGCGACTCGAGCGGGTGGTCGAAGGCCTGGTCGACGCGCTGCGCGGGGCCGGGCGCGCTACTTGA
- a CDS encoding phospho-N-acetylmuramoyl-pentapeptide-transferase has protein sequence MLYTLLYPLSAKYAAFGWLNVLRYTSTRIIAATLTALLLSLVLYPWFIRALQRIQLGQVVREDGPQSHLSKRGTPTMGGSLILFTLIIPTLLWADMSNPYVLLASLTTAGYGVIGFVDDFLKVRRKHSGGMPAKVKFALQILVACSTIIYLYESGVMPDSIRYRLAVPFLDFYEYELALDKWLYIGFAVFVVVGFSNAVNLTDGLDGLAIGPVIISAATFLVLTYAAGTIINRNFDIAFYLHIPHIPQVGELAIYCGAMVGAGIGFLWYNTYPASVFMGDVGSLPLGAGLGFLAVASKNELTLLIVGGIFVLETVSVIVQVTSFKLTGKRVFRMAPIHHHFELKGWAEPKVIVRFWIISIILALVALATLKLR, from the coding sequence GTGCTCTACACGCTGCTCTACCCCTTGAGTGCCAAGTACGCCGCGTTCGGCTGGCTGAACGTGCTGCGCTACACCTCGACGCGGATCATCGCGGCGACGCTCACGGCCCTGCTGCTCTCGTTGGTGCTGTACCCGTGGTTCATCCGCGCGCTGCAGCGGATCCAGCTCGGCCAGGTGGTGCGCGAGGACGGCCCGCAGTCGCACCTGTCCAAGCGCGGCACGCCGACCATGGGCGGCAGCCTCATCCTGTTCACGCTCATCATCCCCACGCTGCTGTGGGCCGACATGAGCAACCCGTACGTGCTGCTCGCGAGCCTCACGACCGCGGGCTATGGCGTGATCGGCTTCGTCGACGATTTCTTGAAGGTGCGGCGCAAGCACTCGGGCGGCATGCCGGCCAAGGTGAAGTTCGCGCTGCAGATCCTGGTCGCGTGCTCGACCATCATCTACCTCTACGAGTCCGGCGTGATGCCCGACAGCATCCGCTACCGCCTGGCGGTACCGTTCCTCGACTTCTACGAGTACGAGCTGGCGCTCGACAAGTGGCTGTACATCGGCTTCGCGGTGTTCGTGGTGGTCGGGTTCTCCAACGCAGTGAACCTGACCGACGGCCTCGACGGGCTCGCGATCGGCCCGGTGATCATTTCGGCCGCGACGTTCCTGGTGCTGACCTACGCGGCGGGCACGATCATCAATCGCAACTTCGACATCGCGTTCTACCTGCACATCCCCCACATCCCGCAGGTCGGTGAGCTGGCGATCTACTGCGGCGCGATGGTCGGGGCCGGCATCGGCTTCCTCTGGTACAACACCTACCCCGCGAGCGTGTTCATGGGCGACGTGGGCTCGTTGCCGCTGGGCGCAGGCCTGGGCTTCCTCGCGGTGGCGTCGAAGAACGAGCTGACCCTGCTCATCGTCGGCGGCATCTTCGTGCTCGAAACCGTGAGCGTGATCGTGCAGGTGACCTCGTTCAAGCTCACGGGCAAGCGGGTGTTCCGCATGGCGCCGATCCACCACCACTTCGAACTCAAGGGTTGGGCCGAGCCCAAGGTGATCGTGCGCTTCTGGATCATCAGCATCATCCTCGCCCTGGTCGCGTTGGCGACGCTCAAGCTGCGATGA
- a CDS encoding HNH endonuclease → MALRDTLLLDQGYQPIKVIPWQRALCMHFVGKVEVLRDYEWLISTVSRSYAAPAVVRLLRKQVVRPLHVRFSRENVYLRDGHRCQYCGIRCGPRELTLDHVVPRSEGGKTTWRNVVTACVSCNRRKGRDSPEEAGMRLRSVPNKPDWLAPRLLHLGDEAVPELWRDWLH, encoded by the coding sequence ATGGCCTTGCGCGATACGTTACTGCTCGATCAGGGCTACCAGCCCATCAAAGTCATCCCCTGGCAGCGTGCACTCTGCATGCACTTCGTCGGCAAGGTCGAGGTGCTGCGTGACTACGAGTGGCTGATCAGCACGGTGTCGCGTAGCTATGCCGCGCCGGCGGTGGTCCGCCTGCTCCGCAAGCAGGTGGTGCGGCCGCTGCACGTCCGCTTCTCGCGGGAGAACGTCTACCTGCGCGATGGCCATCGCTGCCAGTACTGCGGCATCCGCTGCGGTCCTCGGGAGCTCACGCTCGATCACGTGGTCCCGCGCAGCGAGGGCGGCAAGACCACGTGGCGCAACGTCGTGACCGCGTGCGTCTCGTGCAACCGTCGCAAGGGCCGTGACTCGCCGGAGGAGGCGGGCATGCGCCTGCGCTCGGTGCCGAACAAGCCGGACTGGCTGGCACCGCGGCTGCTCCACCTCGGCGACGAGGCGGTGCCCGAGCTCTGGCGCGACTGGCTGCACTGA
- the murD gene encoding UDP-N-acetylmuramoyl-L-alanine--D-glutamate ligase translates to MTAVDAPLPWHTAIVIGLGASGLSAARVLLQLGLEVRAYDRKRDAALPEGAVDLRGLDEIPAAGMQGVDLVVLSPGVPPGPAREATRQYAPDATITGELGLGLQLWFGRHIAGLAPVPLVLITGTNGKSTVTALTGELLRAGGFTPFVGGNLGTPLCDAIAARLQGRGEAHDALVLECSSFQLETLPAIPNDVGMVLNVTPDHLDRYPTMEAYADTKAEVFRNLVPGGLALLDHGGEFRERLQPSRTDVRVLAIGEPGHAFIEGEGSGRTLVLGDERFDRALLRLPGRHNASNALFALAAARHFGVPHDACARTLTAFAGLPHRMVLVRELDGVRYYNDSKATNVASAIASLGGLDERFVLIAGGRGKGDDLAPLGELLQRRGRGVVAIGEAGPLFHALGGDTVPAAFAPDLTAAVTIARGMARTGDAVVLAPACASYDQFRSYAHRGDVFTAAVLALV, encoded by the coding sequence ATGACGGCCGTCGACGCGCCGCTGCCGTGGCACACGGCGATCGTGATCGGCCTGGGTGCGAGCGGGCTGTCGGCCGCACGCGTGCTGCTGCAGCTCGGGCTGGAGGTGCGGGCGTACGATCGCAAGCGCGACGCCGCACTGCCCGAGGGCGCGGTCGATCTGCGCGGGCTCGACGAGATCCCCGCCGCGGGCATGCAGGGCGTCGACCTCGTGGTGCTGAGCCCAGGCGTGCCGCCCGGGCCCGCCCGCGAGGCCACGCGCCAGTACGCCCCCGATGCGACCATCACCGGTGAGCTCGGCCTGGGCCTGCAGCTGTGGTTCGGCCGACACATCGCGGGCCTGGCCCCGGTGCCGCTCGTGCTCATCACCGGCACCAACGGCAAGAGCACCGTCACCGCGCTCACCGGCGAGCTGCTGCGCGCGGGTGGCTTCACGCCGTTCGTCGGCGGCAACCTCGGCACGCCGCTGTGCGACGCGATCGCTGCCAGGCTACAGGGTCGCGGCGAGGCCCACGACGCACTCGTGCTCGAGTGCTCGAGCTTCCAGCTCGAGACGCTGCCGGCGATCCCCAACGACGTCGGCATGGTCCTGAACGTCACGCCCGATCACCTCGATCGCTACCCCACGATGGAGGCCTACGCCGACACCAAGGCCGAGGTGTTCCGCAACCTCGTGCCGGGCGGGCTCGCGTTGCTCGATCACGGCGGTGAGTTCCGCGAGCGCCTGCAGCCCTCGCGCACCGACGTGCGGGTGTTGGCGATCGGCGAGCCCGGCCATGCCTTCATCGAAGGCGAGGGCTCGGGCCGCACGCTGGTGCTCGGCGACGAGCGCTTCGATCGCGCGCTGCTGCGATTGCCTGGCCGTCACAACGCCAGCAATGCGCTGTTCGCCTTGGCCGCCGCGCGCCACTTCGGCGTACCCCACGACGCCTGCGCACGCACGCTCACCGCCTTTGCGGGTCTGCCCCACCGCATGGTGCTGGTGCGCGAACTCGACGGCGTGCGCTACTACAACGATTCGAAGGCCACCAACGTCGCCAGTGCGATCGCCAGCCTCGGCGGCCTCGACGAGCGCTTCGTGCTGATTGCCGGTGGCCGCGGCAAGGGCGACGACCTCGCGCCGCTCGGCGAGCTGCTGCAGCGACGCGGCCGCGGCGTGGTCGCGATCGGCGAGGCCGGCCCGCTCTTCCACGCGCTCGGCGGCGACACCGTGCCCGCCGCCTTCGCGCCCGACCTGACCGCGGCGGTGACGATCGCCCGCGGCATGGCGCGAACCGGCGACGCGGTCGTGCTCGCGCCGGCGTGCGCGAGCTACGATCAGTTCCGCAGCTACGCGCACCGCGGCGACGTGTTCACCGCCGCCGTGCTCGCGTTGGTGTGA
- a CDS encoding DUF1592 domain-containing protein: MATQTSKLVLALLPLTGACYRGVDTQASGAADGGGSDAGESGAEDPYCEADAMPGPMTQFVRLTHGQYDNTVRDLLGVQDRPSAAFLADTAVKGFTNNADQLVVNDRLARDYRRAAEAIAADLLADTPRLSGVVGCEPAADPMPCVDQFIDRFGRRAFRRPITADEHAAFVDIYARGAGLYEGGTAFEQGIALVIETMLQAPSFLYRVELSTPGPDDAVVALDGWEIAARLSYMLWNSMPDDALLDAAEAGELDDAAGIEAHARRLLADARAADPVQDFHSQWLRMDRYSNISKDPDLFPDFDAETPASMAAETREFFRSLILEQDATFADLMTSRSTFVDDRLARIYGLAGGFGDTLTPVEVDPATRAGFLTHPGFLAANAYFGESSPIHRGTFVQRQVLCTEIPDPPPGVDLQLPPADENIRTTRQRVEQHTSPEQCAPCHAMINAPGYAFENFDAMGTLRSVDNGEPVDTVASFTNPDGTSMSFTGAVDMIEQLATSDVAKRCYSTQWFRYASARAETSADTCTLDGLHEAMLAQDYDVQELLVALTQTASFRFRAAQGGE; this comes from the coding sequence ATGGCCACGCAAACCTCGAAGCTGGTCCTCGCGCTGCTGCCACTGACCGGTGCCTGCTATCGCGGGGTCGACACCCAGGCATCGGGTGCCGCGGACGGTGGGGGATCCGACGCCGGTGAGTCCGGTGCCGAGGACCCGTACTGCGAGGCCGACGCGATGCCGGGTCCGATGACCCAGTTCGTGCGGCTCACCCACGGCCAGTACGACAACACCGTGCGCGACCTCTTGGGTGTGCAGGACCGCCCCTCGGCCGCCTTCCTCGCCGACACCGCGGTGAAGGGCTTCACCAACAACGCCGATCAGCTGGTCGTCAACGATCGTCTCGCCCGCGACTATCGCCGTGCGGCCGAGGCGATCGCCGCCGATCTGCTGGCCGATACCCCGCGGCTCTCGGGGGTGGTCGGCTGCGAGCCCGCGGCCGACCCGATGCCGTGCGTCGACCAGTTCATCGACCGCTTCGGCCGTCGCGCCTTCCGCCGCCCCATCACCGCCGACGAGCACGCAGCGTTCGTCGACATCTACGCCAGGGGTGCAGGGCTCTACGAGGGGGGCACCGCCTTCGAGCAGGGCATCGCGCTGGTGATCGAGACGATGCTGCAGGCGCCGAGCTTCTTGTATCGCGTCGAGCTCAGCACGCCGGGCCCCGACGACGCCGTGGTCGCGCTCGATGGCTGGGAGATCGCCGCGCGCCTCTCGTACATGCTGTGGAACTCGATGCCCGACGACGCGCTGCTCGACGCCGCCGAGGCCGGCGAGCTCGACGACGCCGCCGGTATCGAGGCGCACGCACGGCGCCTGCTGGCTGACGCGCGCGCGGCCGACCCCGTACAGGATTTCCACAGCCAGTGGCTCCGCATGGACCGCTACTCGAACATCTCGAAGGACCCCGACCTGTTCCCCGACTTCGACGCCGAGACCCCGGCCTCGATGGCGGCCGAGACCCGGGAGTTCTTCCGCTCGCTGATCCTCGAGCAGGACGCGACCTTCGCCGACCTCATGACCTCGCGCAGCACGTTCGTCGACGATCGGCTGGCGCGGATCTACGGCCTCGCGGGTGGCTTCGGCGACACGCTCACGCCGGTCGAGGTCGATCCCGCGACGCGTGCCGGCTTCCTCACCCACCCGGGCTTCCTGGCCGCCAACGCGTACTTTGGTGAGAGCTCGCCGATCCATCGCGGGACCTTCGTGCAGCGCCAGGTGCTGTGCACCGAGATCCCCGACCCGCCGCCGGGCGTGGACCTGCAGCTGCCCCCCGCCGACGAGAACATCCGCACCACCCGTCAACGTGTCGAGCAGCACACCTCGCCCGAGCAGTGCGCGCCGTGCCACGCGATGATCAACGCGCCGGGCTACGCGTTCGAGAACTTCGACGCGATGGGCACGCTGCGCAGCGTCGACAACGGTGAGCCGGTCGACACCGTGGCCTCGTTCACCAATCCCGACGGCACCTCGATGAGCTTCACGGGCGCGGTCGACATGATCGAGCAGCTCGCGACCTCGGATGTCGCCAAGCGCTGCTACAGCACGCAGTGGTTCCGCTATGCCAGCGCGCGCGCCGAGACCTCTGCTGACACCTGCACGCTCGACGGCCTGCACGAGGCCATGCTCGCGCAGGACTACGACGTACAAGAGCTGCTGGTCGCGCTGACGCAGACTGCCAGCTTCCGATTCCGCGCTGCGCAAGGGGGCGAGTGA